A DNA window from Trichosurus vulpecula isolate mTriVul1 chromosome 2, mTriVul1.pri, whole genome shotgun sequence contains the following coding sequences:
- the LOC118839145 gene encoding 60S ribosomal protein L38: MPRKIEEIKDFLLTARRKDAKSVKIKKNKDNVKFKVRCSRYLYTLVITDKEKAEKLKQSLPPGLAVKELK, translated from the coding sequence atgcCCCGAAAAATCGAGGAAATAAAAGACTTCCTGCTCACAGCCAGGAGAAAAGATGCCAAATCTGTCAAGATCAAGAAAAACAAGGACAATGTGAAGTTTAAAGTTCGATGCAGCAGGTACCTGTACACATTGGTCATCACAgacaaagagaaggcagagaaacttaaacagtccctgcctcctGGTTTGGCTGTGAAGGAGCTGAAGTGA